The following proteins are encoded in a genomic region of Dialister hominis:
- the trmB gene encoding tRNA (guanosine(46)-N7)-methyltransferase TrmB encodes MRLRRKPWIEESIKQYTSILFLEEPKDLKGKWSTQFAHPEKPIHVEFGTGKGQFISGMADIHRDVNYIGMEVQEGVIYYAAKKVAEKEPPLDNVRLILGDVSEILDIFAPGEVEVIYLNFSDPWPKKRHAKRRLTYRDFLKRYALILKEDGEIRFKTDNKDLFDFSIEEFTEMGWKLSDVTYDLHQAPVPGDVETEYEEKFSRKGNPVCRLVARRPKSN; translated from the coding sequence ATGAGACTTCGCAGAAAGCCCTGGATTGAAGAATCCATTAAGCAGTACACTTCCATTCTTTTTCTGGAAGAACCGAAAGATCTGAAAGGCAAATGGAGCACGCAGTTCGCGCATCCTGAAAAGCCGATTCATGTGGAATTCGGTACAGGAAAGGGACAGTTCATCTCCGGAATGGCAGACATTCACAGGGATGTCAATTACATCGGTATGGAAGTGCAGGAAGGCGTCATTTACTATGCCGCAAAGAAAGTAGCGGAAAAAGAACCGCCGCTCGACAATGTACGTTTGATCCTTGGGGATGTCAGTGAAATTCTTGATATATTCGCACCGGGGGAGGTTGAGGTGATTTACCTGAACTTCAGCGATCCATGGCCGAAGAAACGCCATGCCAAGAGAAGACTGACATACCGCGATTTCCTGAAACGCTATGCCCTCATCCTCAAAGAAGACGGGGAAATCCGTTTCAAGACTGACAATAAGGATCTTTTTGATTTTTCCATCGAGGAATTCACAGAGATGGGATGGAAATTATCCGACGTGACTTATGATCTGCATCAGGCTCCCGTGCCAGGCGATGTAGAGACGGAGTACGAGGAGAAATTTTCCAGGAAGGGGAATCCAGTATGTCGTCTCGTAGCGAGACGTCCCAAGTCAAATTAG
- a CDS encoding FtsW/RodA/SpoVE family cell cycle protein has product MNIISGDSTYSHLARHLLFLSISVITAFVLTKLPIKLVRKGALVWVIGTVLLLCLVIVAGKNVNGATRWIQLGPVSLQPSEFAKVTGIIWASSYLAKKVDAGEKIALIPQVFRAIVGIFVSIFLFASGSKRKKNKKYTFGQLLTYISPLAAPLVMAALVMKQPDMGTAAIILLLPCLLYIIAGLPAIEILLGGAGIGTLGLLLALSSAYRRDRLFVLWDPFSDAAGKGYQTVQSLIAVGSGGFLGQGIGKGFAKFLYLPEQYTDFAYAVFCQEMGFIGGIIVMLLFMAFLLLGFATARRLKDSYSAFVVYGLTLMISLQGLINMAMVLGSFPVTGVPLPFISFGGTSLMTNICSVGLIYGTAVQSIENTEREVRKKRIQAMDGVNPFWQ; this is encoded by the coding sequence ATGAATATCATATCGGGGGACAGCACGTACTCCCACTTGGCAAGACATCTTCTGTTCCTCTCAATCAGCGTAATTACAGCATTCGTGCTGACGAAGCTTCCAATCAAGCTCGTGCGCAAAGGGGCGCTGGTCTGGGTCATCGGGACGGTGCTCTTGCTCTGCCTTGTCATCGTAGCCGGTAAGAATGTCAACGGTGCGACCCGCTGGATCCAGCTCGGTCCGGTGTCGCTGCAGCCATCGGAATTTGCGAAGGTGACAGGAATCATATGGGCCTCTTCTTATCTTGCCAAAAAGGTGGATGCCGGAGAGAAAATCGCCCTTATTCCGCAGGTTTTCCGCGCCATTGTCGGCATATTCGTCAGTATTTTCCTCTTTGCTTCAGGCTCCAAAAGGAAGAAAAACAAAAAGTACACGTTTGGCCAGCTTCTGACATACATTTCGCCATTGGCGGCGCCGCTTGTCATGGCGGCTCTCGTCATGAAGCAGCCGGATATGGGCACGGCAGCCATCATCCTGCTCCTGCCATGCCTCCTTTATATCATTGCGGGGCTTCCTGCCATTGAAATTCTTTTGGGCGGCGCAGGGATCGGTACGCTCGGACTTCTTCTGGCGCTCAGCTCAGCGTACAGAAGAGACAGGCTTTTCGTGCTCTGGGACCCGTTCTCTGATGCGGCCGGCAAGGGATATCAGACCGTGCAGAGTCTGATTGCCGTTGGCTCAGGCGGATTCCTCGGGCAGGGCATAGGCAAGGGATTTGCCAAGTTCCTTTATCTCCCCGAGCAGTATACGGACTTCGCCTATGCCGTATTCTGCCAGGAAATGGGCTTCATAGGCGGAATTATCGTCATGCTCCTTTTCATGGCATTCCTGCTTTTGGGATTTGCCACGGCAAGGCGTCTGAAGGATTCCTACTCAGCCTTCGTGGTCTATGGGCTGACGCTCATGATCTCGCTTCAGGGGCTCATCAATATGGCGATGGTTCTTGGATCATTCCCTGTTACAGGCGTTCCGCTGCCTTTCATTTCCTTTGGCGGCACATCCCTGATGACGAATATCTGCTCCGTCGGCCTGATTTACGGAACCGCTGTGCAGAGCATTGAAAACACCGAACGGGAAGTACGAAAGAAGCGGATACAGGCGATGGATGGAGTGAATCCTTTCTGGCAGTAA
- a CDS encoding TIM barrel protein — MKQLMSYYVMDDDTDEKIREMTDNLGLDGIESLVYGTKSRDLPGKESTIGCHLNYWPDWMNFWLGKRELFEKEFPTRDSLISYYGGETPEEWLETIRGNLRAAAREEPKYVVWHVADCMAREAWTGKFHYTDKEVLFETARIYSLVKNALPSNVTVLFENIFWPGLNALSPENVDYFFSLLGGGNVGLLLDTGHLMNTNPDIRDEKDGADYVTKVIKNLGSMKDLILGMHLSCSISGEYRKRAAGNIPGEITPEVISRHISSIDRHEPFRTEAAARIVEVAEPSYMTHELFGKGPGIPEEEIKIQMNAMKKGYNSCNRFSLFVAYREK; from the coding sequence ATGAAACAGCTCATGAGCTACTATGTCATGGATGATGATACAGATGAAAAGATCAGGGAGATGACAGATAATCTTGGCCTTGACGGGATAGAGAGTCTTGTGTACGGAACAAAATCAAGAGATCTTCCCGGGAAAGAATCGACTATCGGATGCCACCTTAATTACTGGCCTGACTGGATGAATTTCTGGCTGGGGAAAAGGGAACTCTTCGAGAAGGAATTTCCGACAAGGGATTCCCTGATTTCCTACTATGGGGGAGAAACACCGGAAGAGTGGCTGGAAACAATCCGGGGAAATCTAAGAGCGGCCGCCAGGGAAGAGCCCAAATACGTCGTCTGGCACGTGGCTGACTGTATGGCAAGAGAGGCATGGACAGGAAAATTCCATTACACGGACAAGGAAGTCCTTTTCGAAACGGCAAGAATCTACAGTCTTGTCAAAAATGCGCTTCCGTCCAATGTCACCGTCCTTTTTGAAAATATCTTTTGGCCGGGGCTCAATGCACTTTCTCCGGAAAATGTGGATTATTTCTTCTCTCTTCTGGGCGGCGGAAATGTTGGACTCCTGCTTGATACAGGCCATCTGATGAATACGAATCCCGATATCAGGGATGAAAAGGATGGTGCAGATTATGTGACGAAGGTAATCAAGAATCTGGGATCCATGAAGGATCTGATTCTTGGCATGCATCTTTCCTGCTCGATTTCAGGAGAGTACAGGAAAAGGGCGGCTGGGAATATTCCTGGGGAAATCACGCCTGAAGTCATCAGCCGCCATATTTCATCCATCGACCGGCATGAACCTTTCAGGACAGAAGCAGCCGCACGGATCGTGGAAGTGGCCGAGCCTTCCTATATGACGCACGAGCTCTTTGGCAAGGGCCCCGGAATCCCGGAAGAAGAAATCAAAATACAGATGAATGCCATGAAAAAGGGTTATAATTCCTGCAATCGTTTTTCGTTATTTGTTGCATATCGGGAAAAGTAG
- a CDS encoding glycosyltransferase family 2 protein: MDRIAVLIPCWNEALTIRKVVTDFKRELPEAVIYVYDNNSTDDTAAIAREAGAVVRKEYRQGKGNVIRSMFRDIDAECYIMTDGDDTYPAECAREMADMVLSGQADMVVGDRLSSSYFEENKRPFHNSGNVVVRRFINMFWGKNSHDIKDVMTGYRAFSTMFVKTFPILSKGFEIETEMTIHALDKNLLIRNLPVSYRDRPEGSVSKLHTFRDGTRVLRTIFLLYKDYRPLRFFTMASLILALIALLLFIPVFHEYVMTGLVPKLPTLVTSGFFMVSAVVALGIGLVLDTEVKNSRKNLEIQMNIIQMMLKK, encoded by the coding sequence ATGGACCGCATAGCTGTGCTCATTCCGTGCTGGAACGAAGCTTTGACAATCAGGAAAGTCGTGACGGATTTCAAAAGGGAGCTCCCGGAAGCCGTCATTTATGTGTATGACAACAATTCAACGGATGATACAGCTGCCATTGCCAGAGAGGCAGGAGCCGTCGTCAGAAAGGAATACCGCCAGGGCAAGGGAAACGTCATCCGTTCCATGTTTCGTGATATCGATGCAGAATGCTACATCATGACGGACGGGGATGATACATATCCCGCAGAATGCGCCCGCGAAATGGCGGATATGGTTCTTTCGGGGCAGGCGGATATGGTCGTAGGCGACCGCCTTTCCTCCAGTTACTTTGAAGAAAACAAGCGGCCCTTCCATAATTCAGGAAATGTGGTCGTCCGCCGCTTCATCAATATGTTCTGGGGCAAAAACAGCCATGACATCAAGGACGTCATGACCGGCTATCGTGCTTTTTCCACCATGTTTGTCAAGACATTTCCTATCCTTTCCAAAGGATTTGAAATTGAAACGGAAATGACGATTCATGCGCTGGACAAGAACCTTCTCATCCGGAACCTTCCCGTATCATACCGGGACAGGCCCGAAGGGAGCGTCAGCAAGCTCCACACCTTCCGCGACGGGACCAGGGTTCTCCGCACGATTTTCCTTCTTTACAAGGATTACAGGCCGCTCCGTTTCTTCACGATGGCATCGCTCATCCTTGCTCTGATTGCCCTTCTTCTTTTCATCCCCGTATTCCATGAATACGTAATGACGGGACTTGTGCCCAAGCTTCCGACGCTTGTCACATCCGGATTCTTCATGGTATCTGCCGTCGTGGCGCTTGGGATAGGCCTTGTCCTTGATACGGAAGTGAAGAACAGCAGGAAAAATCTTGAGATCCAGATGAATATCATCCAGATGATGCTGAAGAAGTAA
- a CDS encoding GtrA family protein, which produces MIKKLILKYFPSEERFWEVFRFLLVGGGCFVLEYVLLYTLTEYGGLPPLYSAPIAFTVSLILNYFLCVSFVFHAEHQSRSQVVLFVVTSLMGLGINQVTMWIFIDLVGIWYMFAKVIASAIVMIWNYFTKRFILHH; this is translated from the coding sequence ATGATTAAGAAACTGATATTGAAATACTTTCCATCTGAAGAACGATTCTGGGAAGTTTTCCGTTTTCTCCTCGTCGGAGGCGGATGCTTCGTACTCGAATACGTCCTTCTTTACACACTGACAGAGTATGGCGGCCTTCCTCCGCTGTATTCAGCGCCGATCGCCTTCACGGTCTCGCTCATATTGAACTACTTCCTCTGCGTCAGCTTTGTCTTCCATGCCGAGCATCAGAGCCGCTCGCAGGTCGTCCTCTTCGTCGTGACATCCCTTATGGGACTTGGCATCAATCAGGTGACCATGTGGATTTTCATCGACCTTGTCGGTATCTGGTACATGTTTGCCAAAGTCATCGCTTCGGCCATCGTCATGATCTGGAACTACTTCACCAAACGCTTCATTCTGCACCATTGA
- a CDS encoding uracil-DNA glycosylase encodes MTIDAFIKSLASYEGALTFNPWKDTDLRYEVENAPSIRKEQLHDYLSRRVGKAKLLLIAEACGYQGGHFTGIAMTCERMILNEHPAVNSLMILGKEGKRTSRKDSPMIAKPTQKEKGFNEPTDSVVWKACLDAGLSADEFILWNIYPFHPHKKDDLLSNRTPTDDELAIGLSYTKELLSLTGSLPLLAIGKKSENTLLDAGFSVKGLRHPANGGANIFRNQLADFFRK; translated from the coding sequence ATGACTATCGATGCATTCATTAAGAGCCTTGCTTCCTACGAGGGAGCGCTCACCTTTAATCCCTGGAAAGATACGGACCTTCGCTATGAAGTGGAAAATGCGCCATCCATAAGGAAAGAGCAGCTTCACGACTACCTTTCCCGCCGCGTTGGGAAGGCAAAGCTTCTTCTGATCGCTGAGGCATGCGGTTATCAGGGCGGACACTTCACCGGGATTGCCATGACATGCGAGCGCATGATACTAAACGAGCATCCCGCAGTAAACAGCCTCATGATCCTCGGGAAAGAGGGAAAACGGACAAGCAGGAAAGATTCTCCCATGATTGCAAAACCCACGCAGAAGGAAAAAGGCTTCAATGAGCCGACCGATTCCGTCGTATGGAAAGCATGCCTCGATGCCGGCCTTTCCGCTGATGAATTCATCTTATGGAACATCTATCCTTTCCATCCTCATAAGAAAGACGACCTTCTTTCCAACAGGACGCCGACAGATGATGAACTTGCCATCGGGCTCTCCTACACAAAAGAGCTCCTCTCCCTCACCGGGTCCCTTCCCCTTCTTGCCATTGGAAAGAAGAGCGAGAACACGCTCCTGGATGCAGGCTTCTCCGTCAAGGGACTACGCCACCCGGCAAATGGCGGCGCCAACATTTTCAGGAACCAGCTTGCCGATTTCTTCAGGAAATAA
- a CDS encoding ArnT family glycosyltransferase, giving the protein MSTKRQKKEKKEKARQEAFSTSHVTEKSLGFIFILAFAFLLWGSWALPITDPVESNYALTAKEMVMSGNWMSPQIYGIYWYDKPIMVYWLLSISYSILGFTDLAARLPSAFCGALSVTLLTWYVRRILKDNIAAIWAGLMLALSFEFWIISHAIITDSILLLFTIPTLLSAYIGVMEGSRKHLIIAYAAAGFACLTKGPVGLVLPGILLVLWCLSMKEPKKILSLFPITGILAFLVVVLPWYGGMYAIHGSDFVSQFLGLHNIARATVSEHPEDNHWYYYLVIFPAALLPWTGMTIYEAVRQWKEKTPFYRFLMVWMIGTILFYTLMATKYVTYTYISIVPAIILSAMCALLVREGEKASSLCAYGGFFFLIAALVAGTIYIKEGSWLLFYAVILYAVWELILRWKKSSGRRLTVISAVTASAYLFIIMEGLPNYLPSRSIMDSANDIHDAPGIHYFFHSYPAGYTYYTGETGIRLVPSLPDEEKRSALWNEKYVMPSESDEDFAKEYKDSGKSVYLFVSKSDMKYFKEWPMKDDFTKDKDLPRGTLYHLNDEPEAAGETAPLSPAEEN; this is encoded by the coding sequence TTGAGCACGAAACGACAGAAAAAAGAAAAGAAGGAAAAAGCAAGGCAGGAAGCGTTCTCTACTTCCCATGTGACAGAGAAATCCCTGGGATTCATCTTCATCCTTGCCTTTGCATTCCTGCTCTGGGGATCTTGGGCCCTCCCCATTACCGATCCCGTCGAATCCAATTATGCGCTGACGGCTAAGGAAATGGTCATGTCAGGCAACTGGATGTCCCCGCAGATTTATGGCATTTACTGGTATGACAAGCCTATCATGGTTTACTGGCTGCTTTCCATCAGCTATTCCATCCTGGGCTTCACCGATCTCGCGGCAAGGCTCCCCTCTGCCTTTTGCGGGGCGCTTTCCGTCACGCTTCTTACCTGGTACGTAAGAAGAATCCTGAAGGACAATATTGCAGCCATCTGGGCAGGGCTCATGCTGGCGCTTTCCTTTGAATTCTGGATCATCTCCCATGCCATCATCACGGACAGCATCCTTCTTCTCTTTACGATTCCGACCCTTCTTTCCGCTTACATCGGCGTCATGGAAGGAAGCAGGAAGCATCTGATCATTGCTTATGCCGCTGCTGGCTTTGCCTGCCTCACTAAAGGCCCTGTCGGGCTTGTCCTTCCAGGCATCCTTCTTGTTCTCTGGTGCCTTTCCATGAAAGAGCCGAAGAAGATTCTTTCCCTCTTCCCCATCACGGGCATCCTTGCTTTCCTTGTCGTCGTCCTTCCCTGGTACGGCGGCATGTATGCCATTCATGGAAGCGACTTCGTTTCCCAGTTCCTCGGCCTGCACAACATAGCAAGAGCTACGGTTTCCGAGCATCCGGAAGACAATCACTGGTACTACTACCTTGTCATCTTCCCGGCCGCTCTCCTTCCCTGGACCGGCATGACAATTTATGAAGCCGTCAGGCAGTGGAAAGAAAAGACCCCGTTCTACCGTTTTCTCATGGTCTGGATGATCGGCACAATCCTTTTCTACACCCTTATGGCGACAAAGTATGTGACCTACACTTACATTTCCATCGTTCCTGCCATTATTCTTTCCGCCATGTGCGCGCTCCTCGTGCGTGAAGGGGAAAAAGCATCGAGCCTCTGCGCTTACGGTGGTTTCTTCTTCCTGATTGCCGCTCTTGTGGCAGGTACCATTTACATCAAGGAAGGAAGCTGGCTTCTTTTCTACGCTGTCATCCTTTACGCCGTATGGGAACTCATCCTCCGCTGGAAAAAGAGCAGCGGCCGCCGTCTGACAGTCATTTCCGCCGTTACTGCTTCGGCTTACCTCTTCATCATCATGGAAGGACTTCCCAACTACCTTCCGTCGCGTTCCATCATGGACTCGGCCAATGATATCCATGATGCACCAGGCATCCATTACTTCTTCCATTCCTATCCGGCCGGCTATACGTACTATACCGGAGAAACAGGCATCCGCCTTGTTCCTTCTCTTCCTGACGAAGAAAAGAGAAGCGCTCTTTGGAATGAAAAGTATGTCATGCCGTCCGAGTCTGATGAAGACTTTGCCAAGGAATACAAAGACTCCGGCAAGTCTGTCTATCTCTTTGTTTCCAAGAGCGATATGAAGTACTTCAAGGAATGGCCGATGAAAGATGATTTCACAAAGGATAAGGATCTTCCAAGAGGAACACTTTACCATTTAAATGATGAACCGGAAGCAGCGGGCGAAACAGCGCCCCTCTCCCCGGCTGAAGAAAACTGA
- a CDS encoding ArnT family glycosyltransferase codes for MKTYRNCILLFLFCLFLYGTFSGLIPLLDPDEPVYGETAKEMLATGDWISPRIYGEFWYDKPPLFYWLEAISFSIFGVSTWAARLPSVLLGALTPCYLFLSSRRFLGERAALRAGFICATSLEIIVLARSSVTDMLLCLTLTVALMSFLRKEYAAAYIACGLALLTKGPVGFGFPALIVSLWLIFSRQFDIKHIMGLKWYWGIPLACLVGLPWYIEMGMLHGDAFIDTFLGYHNITRFVAPEHAGQNHYWLYIVVVLAGFYPWSGTLPGLLKSFREWRKDKVMLYFIVWALFIFLFFSVSSTQLFSYILPMFPPLAILSSAYLARIEETGHISKAFIICHVVFALITTGAVAFVPFSPEGGPIVHYAIAGLMVLAAFFSASRLAKGRFHAFFMTQAALILVFVLSVWGAFEKPVSDLFTSRAIAEKTAAESLDPDVPLYIDPFYRPSFAFYEDLYGKALPDFDKRKQQVDEKNKENGVLLPGLEEPARLPDQAYILIQKKLYKNWPDEEKKDLTLIWEKDTAYLFRKGNSEGSLQK; via the coding sequence ATGAAAACATATAGAAACTGCATCCTCCTTTTCCTTTTCTGCCTTTTTCTTTACGGCACATTTTCCGGACTGATTCCGCTTCTGGACCCGGATGAACCCGTTTATGGCGAAACGGCCAAGGAGATGCTGGCGACAGGAGACTGGATATCCCCGCGCATCTACGGCGAGTTTTGGTATGACAAACCGCCGCTTTTCTATTGGCTGGAAGCTATTTCCTTCTCGATTTTCGGCGTCTCTACCTGGGCCGCCAGACTTCCTTCCGTCCTTTTAGGCGCGCTGACGCCCTGCTACCTCTTCCTCTCCTCCCGCCGCTTCTTAGGAGAAAGGGCTGCGCTTCGCGCAGGCTTCATCTGTGCCACATCGCTTGAAATCATCGTCCTTGCCAGAAGCTCGGTCACGGACATGCTCCTCTGCCTCACACTGACTGTTGCGCTCATGTCATTCCTGAGAAAAGAATACGCAGCTGCGTATATCGCGTGCGGCCTTGCACTTTTGACGAAGGGGCCTGTTGGATTCGGATTCCCGGCCCTGATTGTCAGTCTCTGGCTCATTTTTTCGCGCCAGTTTGACATTAAGCACATCATGGGACTTAAATGGTACTGGGGCATCCCGCTTGCCTGCCTCGTCGGACTTCCCTGGTACATTGAAATGGGCATGCTCCACGGAGATGCTTTCATCGATACATTTCTGGGCTACCATAATATCACGCGCTTCGTGGCTCCTGAGCACGCAGGGCAGAACCATTACTGGCTCTACATCGTCGTCGTGCTGGCAGGCTTCTATCCATGGAGCGGAACGCTTCCGGGGCTTTTGAAGAGCTTCCGTGAATGGAGAAAAGACAAGGTCATGCTCTACTTCATCGTATGGGCGCTTTTCATTTTCCTTTTCTTCTCCGTATCTTCCACGCAGCTCTTCTCCTACATCCTTCCGATGTTCCCGCCGCTTGCCATTCTTTCTTCCGCTTATCTTGCGCGGATTGAAGAGACAGGGCACATTTCCAAAGCCTTCATCATCTGCCATGTCGTCTTTGCACTGATTACGACCGGCGCCGTCGCTTTTGTCCCCTTTTCTCCGGAAGGCGGACCCATCGTCCACTACGCTATCGCAGGGCTCATGGTCCTTGCTGCCTTCTTCTCGGCAAGCCGCCTCGCAAAAGGAAGGTTCCATGCCTTCTTCATGACGCAGGCTGCTTTGATTCTCGTCTTCGTCCTTTCCGTCTGGGGCGCTTTTGAAAAACCGGTCTCCGATCTTTTCACATCAAGAGCCATTGCGGAAAAGACAGCCGCTGAATCACTCGACCCCGATGTCCCTCTTTATATCGATCCTTTCTACCGTCCGTCCTTTGCTTTCTATGAGGATCTGTACGGAAAAGCGCTTCCTGACTTCGACAAGAGGAAGCAGCAGGTCGATGAAAAGAACAAGGAAAACGGCGTCCTGCTTCCGGGCCTTGAAGAACCTGCCCGCCTGCCGGATCAGGCATACATACTGATTCAGAAAAAGCTTTACAAGAACTGGCCGGATGAGGAGAAGAAGGACCTCACACTCATTTGGGAAAAAGATACGGCTTACCTCTTCCGCAAAGGAAATAGCGAAGGTTCTTTGCAGAAGTAA
- a CDS encoding DedA family protein, with protein sequence MDIIINFLYDWGYLALFICMALENMNVPIPSEIILGFAGFLVSQEIFSFWPTIAIGTAAGIAGSVASYYMGYKGGRGLILKHTAKGGLTARKMIAAKDWFEIYGGIAIFTGRLLPGVRTFISLPAGIAQYPMPEFIGLTILGTVPWTIFLVYAGSVLGHNWQKILDYKLEIALVCVVISIAVALGFHLYSKRKQKASKDTHENI encoded by the coding sequence ATGGACATCATCATCAACTTCCTCTATGACTGGGGATACCTCGCTCTCTTCATCTGTATGGCTCTTGAAAACATGAATGTTCCGATTCCCAGTGAAATCATTCTGGGCTTTGCCGGTTTTCTTGTTTCTCAGGAAATTTTCTCGTTCTGGCCTACCATTGCCATCGGGACGGCTGCCGGGATTGCTGGTTCCGTCGCTTCCTACTACATGGGCTACAAAGGCGGACGCGGACTCATATTGAAACATACGGCCAAAGGCGGCCTTACTGCAAGAAAAATGATTGCTGCCAAAGACTGGTTTGAAATATACGGCGGAATCGCCATTTTCACAGGCCGCCTTCTTCCGGGCGTCCGCACGTTCATTTCTCTTCCTGCCGGAATTGCCCAGTATCCGATGCCTGAATTCATCGGCCTTACGATTCTGGGAACGGTTCCCTGGACGATTTTCCTCGTATACGCAGGATCCGTCCTCGGCCACAACTGGCAGAAAATCCTGGACTACAAGCTGGAAATCGCACTCGTCTGCGTCGTCATTTCCATTGCGGTCGCCCTTGGATTCCATTTATATTCAAAGCGAAAACAGAAAGCAAGCAAAGATACCCATGAAAACATATAG
- a CDS encoding basic amino acid ABC transporter substrate-binding protein, translated as MLGKKLKILLAVGAASAVMLAAGCGGGDSKSSSASGKGGIPAVIRVGSETTFPPFEFTEDDKYVGFDLDLADAIIKQMGSKMEFKSMGFDALIPAVQSGQIDMIAAGLDATPERAKQVAFSDVYFKDNGYCIVVRKDNTTINDWADLAGKNVGAQVGTYQVKLAQEAKAAEVKQLDSNSQAWMELQANTLDAVVIDQPVAMYYLKQGAGKDLKIVGTQKDGSGMVFAFKKDNKQLQEGVNKALKELKANGTYDKIYEKWFGKPASK; from the coding sequence ATGCTGGGCAAAAAGTTAAAAATTCTGTTGGCTGTCGGAGCTGCTTCCGCAGTTATGCTTGCTGCAGGATGCGGCGGCGGAGATTCCAAATCGAGTTCTGCTTCAGGAAAAGGCGGCATTCCTGCTGTTATCCGTGTCGGCTCTGAAACAACATTCCCTCCGTTCGAATTTACAGAGGATGATAAATATGTAGGCTTCGATCTTGATCTGGCTGACGCCATCATTAAACAGATGGGCAGCAAGATGGAATTCAAGAGCATGGGCTTTGATGCACTGATTCCGGCTGTCCAGTCCGGACAGATCGACATGATCGCTGCCGGCCTTGATGCTACACCGGAAAGAGCTAAGCAGGTCGCTTTTTCTGACGTATACTTCAAGGATAACGGCTACTGCATCGTTGTAAGAAAAGACAATACCACGATCAACGACTGGGCTGATCTTGCAGGAAAGAATGTAGGCGCTCAGGTAGGCACCTACCAGGTCAAACTGGCTCAGGAAGCCAAGGCTGCTGAAGTCAAGCAGCTCGATTCCAATTCCCAGGCATGGATGGAACTGCAGGCTAATACGCTTGACGCTGTCGTCATCGATCAGCCGGTTGCCATGTACTACCTGAAACAGGGCGCAGGCAAGGACCTGAAGATTGTTGGAACACAGAAAGACGGTTCCGGAATGGTATTCGCATTCAAGAAAGACAACAAGCAGCTTCAGGAAGGCGTCAACAAAGCGCTGAAGGAACTGAAAGCAAACGGCACATACGACAAGATTTATGAAAAATGGTTCGGAAAGCCGGCTTCTAAATAA
- the sufC gene encoding Fe-S cluster assembly ATPase SufC yields MTELLRVENLHVSVGKKELLHGINLTVNKGEVHVIMGINGAGKSTLLHAIMGNPVYTITEGRIFFEGQDITELSVDKRAKLGIFLSFQNPISVAGITTENFIRTAKTTISGKQQRLFPFKRLMKSRMEDLAMDPSYAERYLNDGFSGGERKKSEILQMRILDPKLAMLDETDSGLDVDAVRIVSRNISEYHNENNSLLIITHLNQILKFITPEFVHVLIDGKIVKEGGPELVDEIETNGFDAYRSEV; encoded by the coding sequence ATGACCGAATTACTCCGCGTGGAAAATCTTCACGTTTCAGTAGGCAAGAAAGAACTCCTTCATGGAATCAACCTGACTGTAAACAAGGGAGAAGTCCATGTGATTATGGGCATCAACGGCGCCGGCAAGTCGACGCTCCTTCATGCCATCATGGGGAACCCTGTTTATACAATTACTGAAGGCCGTATTTTCTTTGAAGGACAGGATATTACAGAACTGTCTGTCGATAAGAGAGCCAAGCTCGGCATTTTCCTTTCTTTCCAGAATCCGATTTCCGTTGCCGGCATTACGACTGAAAACTTCATTCGTACAGCCAAGACGACGATTTCCGGAAAGCAGCAGAGACTCTTCCCTTTCAAGCGTCTCATGAAATCCAGAATGGAAGATCTGGCTATGGATCCGTCCTATGCAGAACGTTACCTGAATGACGGCTTCTCCGGCGGCGAAAGAAAGAAGAGCGAAATTCTTCAGATGCGCATCCTGGATCCGAAGCTGGCTATGCTTGATGAAACAGACTCCGGTCTGGACGTCGATGCTGTCCGCATCGTTTCCCGCAACATTTCCGAATACCACAATGAAAATAATTCACTTCTGATCATTACCCATCTGAACCAGATCCTGAAGTTCATCACACCGGAATTTGTCCACGTCCTCATCGACGGCAAGATCGTCAAGGAAGGCGGTCCGGAACTGGTGGACGAAATCGAGACCAATGGCTTTGACGCATACCGCAGCGAGGTGTGA